A genomic segment from Frateuria edaphi encodes:
- a CDS encoding methylated-DNA--[protein]-cysteine S-methyltransferase, with translation MSPVWYDNLSTPIGRLRMVADEQGLREVWFETGRHQREPAPSWTHSPPALAFARVQLEEYFAGARQVFELPLHPLGTPFQLTVWQELARIPYGATISYGELARRIGQPQAMRAVGAANGRNPLPIVLPCHRVIGANGSLTGFGGGLPTKRFLLAMEEGVARGDLFGLVT, from the coding sequence ATGAGCCCGGTCTGGTACGACAACCTTTCCACCCCGATCGGCCGCCTGCGCATGGTCGCCGACGAGCAGGGCCTGCGCGAGGTCTGGTTCGAAACCGGCCGTCACCAGCGCGAGCCGGCGCCCTCGTGGACGCACTCGCCGCCGGCGCTGGCCTTCGCGCGCGTGCAGCTGGAGGAGTACTTCGCTGGCGCGCGACAGGTGTTCGAGTTGCCGTTGCACCCGCTCGGCACGCCATTCCAGCTGACGGTGTGGCAGGAACTGGCGCGCATCCCCTACGGCGCGACCATCAGCTACGGCGAACTGGCGCGCCGCATCGGCCAGCCGCAAGCGATGCGCGCGGTCGGTGCCGCCAACGGCCGCAATCCCCTGCCGATCGTGCTGCCCTGCCACCGCGTCATCGGCGCCAACGGCAGCCTCACCGGCTTCGGCGGTGGCCTGCCGACGAAGCGTTTCCTGCTGGCGATGGAAGAAGGCGTCGCGCGCGGCGACCTGTTCGGGCTGGTGACCTGA
- a CDS encoding DNA-3-methyladenine glycosylase 2, with protein sequence MSTPRDALPDHVCEQARLSRDARFDGLFFTAVTSTRIYCRPVCPAPSPKRSNVRYYANAAAAEADGFRPCLRCRPELAPGNPAWHRGEDVVARALKMIDAGVLAEASLENLAARVGVGGRQLRRLFVEHLGAPPLNVHTTRRLLFAKQLLTETALPVTEVALASGFGSLRRFNAAFAQANRIAPRELRRQPRAPGNGGALVLRLGYRPPYDFDGVLDFLRTRALPGIEQVDAHAYARVFGPAEAPGWLRLSAWPGGEHALKMELHCPQPERMLGLVTRLRRMFDLDAEPGAIAATLGAGGVLAPLLRRRPGLRLPGGWDGFEIAVRAVLGQQVSVAAARTLAARIVDRWGDPLPTPVLPGLARLFPTPERLVDADLREVGVINARAETIRGIARALLDGRADFRAEQSLEEFVARWTALPGIGEWTAHYMAMRALSHPDAFPAADLILRRAAAGDGGELSTRALSAMAEAWRPWRAYAVMHLWRGVADQALPSRRRA encoded by the coding sequence ATGTCCACGCCACGAGATGCCCTTCCCGATCACGTCTGCGAGCAGGCGCGCCTGAGCCGCGATGCCCGCTTCGACGGATTGTTCTTCACCGCCGTCACCAGCACGCGCATCTACTGCCGGCCGGTCTGCCCGGCCCCCTCGCCCAAACGATCGAACGTGCGCTACTACGCCAATGCCGCCGCGGCCGAGGCCGATGGCTTTCGTCCGTGCCTGCGCTGCCGGCCGGAACTTGCCCCTGGCAATCCGGCATGGCATCGCGGCGAGGACGTGGTCGCGCGCGCATTGAAGATGATCGACGCGGGCGTGCTGGCCGAAGCCTCGCTGGAGAACCTGGCGGCGCGCGTGGGCGTGGGCGGGCGACAGCTGCGCCGGTTGTTCGTCGAACACCTGGGCGCACCGCCGCTCAACGTGCACACCACGCGCCGGCTGCTGTTCGCCAAGCAGTTGCTGACCGAAACCGCGTTGCCGGTGACCGAGGTAGCGCTGGCGTCGGGATTCGGCAGCCTGCGCCGTTTCAACGCGGCATTTGCCCAGGCCAACCGCATCGCGCCGCGCGAGCTCCGCCGCCAGCCACGGGCGCCTGGAAATGGTGGTGCGCTGGTGCTGCGGTTGGGCTACCGGCCTCCATACGACTTCGACGGCGTGCTGGACTTCCTGCGTACACGCGCCCTGCCCGGGATCGAGCAGGTGGATGCGCATGCCTACGCGCGCGTGTTCGGTCCCGCCGAAGCACCGGGCTGGTTGCGCCTGTCGGCCTGGCCGGGTGGCGAGCATGCGCTCAAGATGGAACTGCACTGTCCGCAGCCGGAGCGGATGCTGGGACTGGTGACACGGCTGCGACGCATGTTCGACCTCGATGCGGAGCCCGGCGCGATTGCCGCCACGCTCGGTGCCGGCGGCGTGCTCGCGCCGCTGCTGCGCCGGCGCCCGGGACTGCGCCTGCCCGGCGGGTGGGATGGTTTCGAGATCGCCGTGCGCGCGGTGCTCGGCCAGCAGGTCAGCGTCGCCGCGGCACGCACGCTTGCCGCGCGCATCGTCGATCGCTGGGGCGATCCGCTGCCGACGCCCGTACTGCCCGGCCTGGCGCGGTTGTTTCCCACGCCGGAACGGCTGGTCGATGCCGACTTGCGCGAGGTGGGCGTGATCAACGCACGCGCCGAAACCATCCGAGGCATCGCCCGCGCGCTGCTGGACGGCCGCGCGGACTTCCGCGCGGAGCAGTCGCTGGAGGAGTTCGTGGCGCGCTGGACCGCGCTACCGGGCATCGGCGAGTGGACGGCGCATTACATGGCGATGCGCGCGCTGAGCCATCCGGACGCCTTTCCGGCGGCCGACCTGATCCTGCGCCGCGCCGCTGCCGGGGATGGCGGCGAACTGAGCACACGCGCGCTCTCGGCCATGGCGGAGGCGTGGCGGCCCTGGCGCGCCTACGCGGTGATGCACCTGTGGCGCGGCGTGGCGGATCAGGCGCTACCGTCCAGGAGGCGCGCATGA
- a CDS encoding class I SAM-dependent methyltransferase — MTGIGGATGGNPAAGSGAPSAHMAGPAFPDGHFYSPVVDVRQTLADEDRLWGEVAQPAGLDLDPAGHRRLLTEVFPALMEGYDYANEGPPDDQLDRFYDFNGQFERQDPRVLFCMLKMVRPKRIVEIGSGYSTLLMMDVNKRFLGGNAAITCVEPYPRPFLRQAHYAGEITLLDRRAQDLPIAMLTSLDAGDILFVDSSHVSKTGSDVNRIILQVLPRLKPGVYVHFHDIFIPADYPKEWIEMGFSWNEQYLLQAFLDFNRCFRVVYGCAIAREIHPRELHRFLGDNPPNGGSFWLQRCDP, encoded by the coding sequence ATGACCGGCATCGGCGGTGCCACGGGCGGCAATCCAGCGGCGGGAAGTGGCGCCCCGTCGGCGCACATGGCTGGGCCCGCGTTTCCGGATGGCCACTTCTATTCCCCGGTCGTGGACGTGCGGCAGACGCTCGCGGACGAGGACAGGCTCTGGGGCGAAGTGGCGCAACCGGCGGGACTGGACCTCGATCCGGCCGGCCATCGGCGCCTCCTGACGGAAGTTTTTCCCGCGTTGATGGAAGGCTACGACTACGCCAACGAGGGACCGCCTGACGATCAGCTCGATCGCTTCTACGACTTCAACGGCCAGTTCGAGCGGCAGGATCCCCGCGTGCTGTTCTGCATGCTCAAGATGGTACGGCCCAAGCGCATCGTCGAGATCGGCTCGGGGTATTCGACGCTGCTGATGATGGACGTCAACAAGCGCTTCCTGGGCGGGAACGCCGCGATCACCTGCGTGGAACCCTACCCGCGGCCGTTCCTGCGCCAGGCGCACTACGCAGGCGAGATCACCCTGCTCGATCGGCGCGCCCAGGATCTGCCGATCGCCATGCTCACCTCGCTCGATGCCGGCGACATCCTGTTCGTCGACTCCTCGCACGTGTCCAAGACCGGCAGCGACGTCAACCGCATCATCCTGCAGGTGCTGCCCAGGCTGAAGCCCGGGGTATACGTCCATTTCCACGACATCTTCATTCCCGCCGACTATCCGAAGGAATGGATCGAGATGGGCTTCTCGTGGAACGAGCAATATCTGCTGCAGGCCTTCCTCGATTTCAACCGTTGCTTCCGCGTGGTCTATGGCTGCGCGATCGCACGCGAGATCCACCCGCGCGAGCTGCATCGCTTCCTTGGCGACAACCCGCCCAACGGCGGAAGTTTCTGGCTGCAACGCTGCGATCCCTAG